CGGGCCGTATTGAGAGGACATTTTAGGCACTCCCGTCGATTTGTCAACCAAAGAAGGGACAAAAAACTCCCCTCTTGGAGAAACGTCCCCCTTGGGGTACCCTGCTCTCCACCGAGGAGGGGTTCCCATGGACGAGGTCAGGCTTCGCGCGCTGAGGGAGCGGATCGACGAGCTGGACGAGGCGCTGGCGGTCCTGCTGGAACGGCGGGCCGAGACGGCCCGGGAGATCGGGGCGGCCAAGGGAGACGGTCCGACCTACGACCCGGCGAGGGAAGCCCGGATCCTCCGAAACCTCCAGGCCCGACACCCCGACCTGGACCCGGAGGCCCTGGGGGCGGTCCACCGGGAGGTCATCTCCCTGTGCCGGGGGGTTCAGAGGCACCTCTCCGCCGCCTGCCTGGGACCGGAGGGTTCCTTCTCCCACGCCGCGGCCCTGCGGGCCCTGGGGCACGGGACGAACCTGGCGCTTCAGCCGGACCTGCCCTCGGTGTTCCGGGCCCTGGAGGAGGGAAGCGCCGCCCTGGGGGTGGTGCCCGTGGAAAACACCCTGGAGGGAACGGTGCTGCCCACCCTGGACGCCTTCTCCCGAGCCGCCCCGGAGGTTCGGGTGCTGCGGGAGCTTCGGCTGCCGGTGCGCCACGTCCTGGCCTCCCGGGAACCCGCCCTGGATCGGATCCGGGAGGTGCACTCCCACCCTCAGGCCCTGGCCCAGTGCCGCCTCTGGCTGGCGGGACACCTGCCCGGAACGCCCCAGATCCCCGAGGCCAGCACCAGCGGGGCGGCGGAGCGGGCCGCCCGCACCCCCGGGACGGCGTGTCTCTGCTCCCGGGAGGCGGCGGGGCTTCGGGGCCTGACGGTACTGGCCCGGGACGTCCAGGACCACCCCCACAACGCCACGCGCTTCTGGGTCCTGGGGACGGGGCAAGCCCCGGAGGGGAACCCCCGCAAGACCTCCCTGCTCTTCACGGTGCCCCATCGCCCCGGGACCCTGCTGGACGCCCTGGACCCCCTGAGGGAGGCGGGGCTGAACCTGACCCTGATCCAGTCCCGCCCCCTTCCGGAGAACCCCTTCGAGTACTTTTTCTGCGTGGACTTCCAGGGCCCCGCAGAGGCTCCCGAGGCGGCCCGAGCCCTGGAGGCCATGGAGGCACGGTGTTTCCGACTCCGGATTCTGGGGTCCTACCCGGTGGAATCGTGAACCCCGGGGTTGACACC
The sequence above is drawn from the Aminomonas paucivorans DSM 12260 genome and encodes:
- the pheA gene encoding prephenate dehydratase; the encoded protein is MDEVRLRALRERIDELDEALAVLLERRAETAREIGAAKGDGPTYDPAREARILRNLQARHPDLDPEALGAVHREVISLCRGVQRHLSAACLGPEGSFSHAAALRALGHGTNLALQPDLPSVFRALEEGSAALGVVPVENTLEGTVLPTLDAFSRAAPEVRVLRELRLPVRHVLASREPALDRIREVHSHPQALAQCRLWLAGHLPGTPQIPEASTSGAAERAARTPGTACLCSREAAGLRGLTVLARDVQDHPHNATRFWVLGTGQAPEGNPRKTSLLFTVPHRPGTLLDALDPLREAGLNLTLIQSRPLPENPFEYFFCVDFQGPAEAPEAARALEAMEARCFRLRILGSYPVES